The following are encoded together in the Sphaerodactylus townsendi isolate TG3544 linkage group LG14, MPM_Stown_v2.3, whole genome shotgun sequence genome:
- the NUDT19 gene encoding acyl-coenzyme A diphosphatase NUDT19, which produces MNSRLRHWREAATVLLAAGGVGPACGGASARLPGALASSSSSPPPSFDYELLLLRRSAGSGFMPGAYVFPGGTVDAADFSAEWLQLLPEPPPRCGLGPVKGPRAPLFATERSELGGSPLPGDVAFRICAIRETFEEAGVLLLAPAAEGGRPGPACDGSPARLLPAERLPPASELAEWRRRVQRQPGAFLQLCRHLRCVPNIWALHEWSNWLTPAGRGGRRFDTAFYLCCLGQSPPPASHDQAEVTACKWTKPSEAIELFKSQDIWIPPPQFYELCRLCNFPSLRDLHRFGFERAVEGCERWMPVLLIASDGFMQILPGDELYPEDPDFTGERKLTLSTNKKTEDVLKEAIRLHRVVIQDLNKIAIHVNIPSKYKHINPLPLDSKMGNSTDCSSKL; this is translated from the exons ATGAACTCGCGGCTGCGGCACTGGCGGGAGGCGGCCACGGTGCTTCTGGCGGCCGGCGGCGTCGGCCCGGCGTGTGGCGGGGCTTCCGCTCGGCTGCCGGGCGccttggcctcctcctcctcctcgccgccGCCGTCGTTCGACTacgagctgctgctgctgcggcgaaGCGCTGGCAGCGGTTTCATGCCCGGCGCCTACGTCTTCCCGGGCGGCACGGTGGACGCGGCCGACTTCTCGGCCGAGTGGCTGCAGCTGCTGCCGGAGCCGCCGCCGCGCTGCGGGCTGGGCCCGGTGAAGGGTCCGCGGGCGCCGCTCTTCGCCACCGAGCGCTCCGAGCTGGGCGGCTCGCCCTTGCCGGGGGACGTGGCTTTCCGCATCTGCGCCATCCGGGAGACCTTCGAGGAGGCCGGCGTCCTCTTGCTGGCGCCCGCCGCCGAGGGAGGGAGGCCCGGCCCGGCCTGCGACGGCAGCCCGGCTCGCCTGCTGCCCGCCGAGCGCCTCCCGCCGGCCTCGGAGCTGGCCGAGTGGCGGCGGCGGGTGCAGCGGCAGCCGGGCGCCTTCTTGCAGCTCTGCCGGCACCTGCGCTGCGTGCCCAACATTTGGGCGCTGCACGAGTGGAGCAACTGGCTGACCCCCGCGGGCCGAGGCGGCCGCCGCTTCGACACCGCCTTCTACCTCTGCTGCCTCGGGCAGAGCCCGCCGCCCGCCTCGCACGACCAGGCCGAGGTCACGGCCTGCAag tggacaAAGCCCTCGGAAGCCATTGAACTTTTTAAGTCTCAAGACATCTGGATACCACCTCCTCAGTTTTATGAATTGTGCAGACTCtgcaacttcccttcccttcgcGATTTGCATAGGTTTGGCTTTGAGCGAGCTGTAGAAGGATGTGAACGATGGATGCCTGTTCTGTTGATCGCTTCTGATGGCTTCATGCAAATATTACCAG GTGATGAACTATATCCCGAAGATCCAGATTTTACTGGAGAAAGAAAGCTGACGTTGTCCACAAATAAAAAGACTGAAGATGTCTTGAAAGAGGCCATTAGGCTTCACCGCGTAGTGATACAAGACCTTAATAAAATTGCAATTCATGTGAATATCCcatccaaatataaacacatcAATCCGTTGCCACTGGACTCTAAAATGGGAAACAGTACAGATTGCAGTAGCAAATTGTAG
- the LOC125443707 gene encoding regulator of G-protein signaling 9-binding protein codes for MTKEECKALLDALSKVTACYRHLVLTVGGASDSQNLREELKKTRQKAQELAVANRNKLTAALRDKTVSKEDRAEFERLWVLFTSCMDILETDMRRALELGQEFPLNVPKKHLMQTGMCGGTSAVAARAMSVQNMKYEAAHNIDEVDLKDLENEINQVGEMVYEMEMKVNVPQWTVEAKQDPGAELNSAISVAASSIGMIEVETKSGCDTRRVLAGVVFTAVLLVAVVLAVCVVKLS; via the coding sequence ATGACGAAGGAGGAGTGCAAGGCGCTGCTGGACGCGCTGAGCAAAGTGACCGCCTGCTACCGGCACCTGGTGCTGACCGTCGGCGGCGCCTCGGACTCGCAGAACCTGCGCGAGGAGCTGAAGAAGACCCGGCAGAAAGCCCAGGAGCTGGCCGTGGCCAACCGCAACAAGCTGACGGCGGCCTTGCGGGACAAGACGGTGAGCAAGGAGGACCGCGCCGAGTTCGAGCGGCTCTGGGTGctcttcacctcctgcatggacATCCTGGAGACCGACATGCGGCGGGCCCTGGAGCTGGGCCAGGAGTTCCCCCTCAACGTGCCCAAGAAGCACCTCATGCAGACGGGCATGTGCGGGGGCACCTCCGCCGTGGCCGCCCGGGCCATGAGCGTCCAGAACATGAAGTACGAGGCCGCGCACAACATCGACGAGGTGGACCTGAAGGACCTGGAGAACGAGATCAACCAGGTGGGCGAGATGGTGTACGAGATGGAGATGAAGGTCAACGTCCCGCAGTGGACGGTGGAGGCCAAGCAGGACCCCGGCGCAGAGCTCAACTCTGCCATCAGCGTGGCCGCCTCCTCCATCGGCATGATCGAAGTGGAGACCAAGTCCGGTTGCGACACTCGCAGAGTGCTGGCCGGGGTTGTGTTCACGGCTGTCCTCCTGGTCGCCGTGGTCCTGGCCGTGTGCGTGGTAAAACTCTCCTAA